The Platichthys flesus chromosome 8, fPlaFle2.1, whole genome shotgun sequence genome has a window encoding:
- the LOC133958351 gene encoding LOW QUALITY PROTEIN: DELTA-stichotoxin-Hmg2b-like (The sequence of the model RefSeq protein was modified relative to this genomic sequence to represent the inferred CDS: substituted 1 base at 1 genomic stop codon): MPYRQCAVEIKNESSRYTLANPRVFIVSGVCEIPLTPIVGPSSTGNALFNKTTGFATGAVGVFTYDLINADLKDXNHFMAAMYSVPYDWNIFSTWFAVGIFGREVHCDRDLYDLMYYGVENNFVRAKADGSGISYERDKAIVSASMSHSGKALLRVDIRDTGKY; the protein is encoded by the exons ATGCCTTATCGCCAATGTGCCGTGGAGATTAAAAACGAGTCTAGCCGCTACACTCTGGCCAACCCAAG GGTGTTCATTGTGAGTGGCGTCTGTGAGATCCCTCTGACACCAATTGTGGGTCCCTCCTCCACTGGCAACGCATTGTTCAACAAGACCACCGGCTTTGCAACTGGAGCCGTAGGCGTCTTCACCTACGACCTAATCAATGCCGATCTGAAGGACTAAAACCACTTCATGGCTGCCATGTACTCTGTGCCCTATGACTGGAACATCTTCTCCACCTGGTTTGCTGTGGGCATCTTTGGAAGAGAAGTTCACTGCGACCGCGATCTGTACGATTTGATGTATTATGGTGTTGAAAACAACTTTGTAAGGGCAAAAGCAGATGGCTCTGGCATTTCTTATGAGCGTGATAAAGCTATTGTCAGTGCCTCCATGTCTCACTCAGGTAAAGCACTCTTGAGGGTGGATATCAGGGATACTGGCAAATACTGA